From one Synechocystis sp. PCC 6803 substr. PCC-P genomic stretch:
- a CDS encoding class I SAM-dependent methyltransferase, translating to MTWNEGYVLEVNYTYGFYGELSPLKLALANTLKSLKSPNLEKNFNYCELACGRGYSTNLLASCYPQAQFYANDFNPSHIVEARTLAETAGTKNVHFFDDSFEEFINQDLPQFDFIVLHGIYSWITPRNRQAIVNFIRQKIKVGGMVYISYNTLPGWAAARPMQALMLRYGRNSSEPILSRIEKALDFTEQMLESKANYFTQNPILKPRLEKLKEQNRYYLAHEYFNEEWNAFYFDEVAKELEEAKLNFMGSAHLIDYVDAVNLSSAAQTQLSQVTDPTFREVVRDFFLNTQFRRDIFVRGKLALLPQEHLQALGNLRFALVVPIKSIKLKQQFPLGEVELQEKVYRPICEALENGPLTLGELQKDSKTKGITLNSLYQALIIMTGIGYTHPAVNETVRKQRQKSTDAFNSAVKTKSLYSDEMAFLASPLVGTGIAVNRLEQLLLLAKERKQDGPQFVWQVLSSQGKKIIKEGKTLETEAENLEHLKNVAENFNGDRLPLLTKLGIS from the coding sequence ATGACTTGGAATGAGGGCTACGTCCTAGAAGTTAACTATACCTATGGTTTTTATGGGGAATTAAGTCCCCTTAAACTAGCCCTAGCCAACACTCTGAAGTCATTAAAATCCCCCAATCTAGAGAAAAATTTTAATTACTGCGAACTGGCTTGCGGCCGAGGATATTCCACCAATTTATTGGCAAGTTGCTACCCCCAGGCTCAGTTTTACGCCAACGATTTTAATCCTAGTCACATAGTTGAAGCCCGGACCCTAGCCGAAACAGCGGGCACCAAAAATGTCCATTTTTTTGACGATAGTTTTGAAGAATTTATCAATCAAGATTTACCGCAGTTTGATTTCATTGTTCTCCATGGTATTTACAGTTGGATTACCCCCAGAAATCGTCAAGCGATCGTGAACTTTATTCGGCAGAAAATCAAAGTGGGAGGTATGGTTTATATCTCCTATAACACTCTACCGGGTTGGGCAGCGGCAAGACCGATGCAAGCTTTGATGCTCCGCTATGGACGTAACTCCTCCGAGCCAATTCTAAGCCGTATTGAAAAGGCATTGGATTTCACGGAACAAATGCTGGAGTCCAAAGCAAATTATTTCACTCAAAATCCAATTTTAAAACCCCGTTTAGAAAAGCTGAAAGAACAAAATCGTTACTATCTAGCTCATGAATATTTTAACGAAGAGTGGAATGCTTTTTATTTTGATGAAGTGGCCAAAGAATTAGAAGAAGCCAAGCTCAATTTTATGGGATCAGCCCATTTAATCGACTATGTGGATGCTGTTAACTTGTCCAGTGCCGCCCAAACCCAGCTATCTCAAGTAACAGATCCAACTTTTCGGGAAGTAGTGCGAGATTTCTTTTTAAATACCCAGTTCCGGCGAGATATTTTTGTCCGGGGAAAACTTGCCCTCTTGCCCCAGGAGCATTTACAAGCGTTGGGGAATCTACGGTTTGCCTTAGTGGTACCGATCAAATCAATCAAGCTTAAACAACAGTTTCCCTTGGGAGAAGTGGAACTCCAGGAAAAAGTTTATCGTCCCATTTGTGAGGCCTTGGAAAATGGGCCTTTAACCCTAGGGGAATTACAAAAAGACAGCAAAACCAAAGGCATCACTTTGAACAGTCTTTACCAAGCCCTAATCATCATGACTGGCATTGGTTATACCCATCCGGCGGTAAATGAAACGGTGCGGAAACAAAGACAAAAATCCACCGATGCTTTTAACAGTGCCGTCAAAACAAAATCTCTCTATAGCGATGAAATGGCATTTTTAGCCTCTCCCCTAGTTGGCACAGGTATTGCTGTCAATCGTCTGGAACAGCTACTGCTATTAGCGAAAGAGCGCAAACAAGACGGCCCTCAATTTGTCTGGCAAGTACTTTCCAGTCAAGGCAAGAAAATTATTAAGGAAGGAAAAACCTTAGAAACAGAAGCTGAAAATTTAGAACATCTCAAAAACGTAGCAGAGAATTTTAATGGCGATCGCCTGCCGCTATTGACTAAGTTAGGAATTAGCTAG
- the clpB gene encoding ATP-dependent chaperone ClpB, with product MQPTDPNKFTEKAWEAIAKTPEIAKQHRQQQIETEHLLSALLEQNGLATSIFNKAGASIPRVNDQVNSFIAQQPKLSNPSESIYLGRSLDKLLDNAEIAKSKYGDDYISIEHLMAAYGQDDRLGKNLYREIGLTENKLAEIIKQIRGTQKVTDQNPEGKYESLEKYGRDLTELAREGKLDPVIGRDEEVRRTIQILSRRTKNNPVLIGEPGVGKTAIAEGLAQRIINHDVPESLRDRKLISLDMGALIAGAKYRGEFEERLKAVLKEVTDSQGQIILFIDEIHTVVGAGATQGAMDAGNLLKPMLARGALRCIGATTLDEYRKYIEKDAALERRFQEVLVDEPNVLDTISILRGLKERYEVHHGVKIADSALVAAAMLSNRYISDRFLPDKAIDLVDEAAAKLKMEITSKPEELDEVDRKILQLEMERLSLQRENDSASKERLEKLEKELADFKEEQSKLNGQWQSEKTVIDQIRTVKETIDQVNLEIQQAQRDYDYNKAAELQYGKLTDLQRQVEALETQLAEQQTSGKSLLREEVLESDIAEIISKWTGIPISKLVESEKEKLLHLEDELHSRVIGQDEAVTAVAEAIQRSRAGLSDPNRPTASFIFLGPTGVGKTELAKALAKNLFDTEEALVRIDMSEYMEKHAVSRLMGAPPGYVGYEEGGQLTEAIRRRPYSVILFDEIEKAHGDVFNVMLQILDDGRLTDAQGHVVDFKNTIIIMTSNLGSQYILDVAGDDSRYEEMRSRVMDVMRENFRPEFLNRVDETIIFHGLQKSELRSIVQIQIQSLATRLEEQKLTLKLTDKALDFLAAVGYDPVYGARPLKRAVQKYLETAIAKGILRGDYKPGETIVVDETDERLSFTSLRGDLVIV from the coding sequence ATGCAACCCACAGATCCTAATAAATTTACGGAGAAAGCTTGGGAGGCGATCGCCAAAACACCGGAGATTGCTAAACAGCATCGACAACAGCAAATTGAGACGGAACACCTACTCAGTGCCCTACTAGAACAAAATGGTCTGGCCACCAGCATCTTTAATAAGGCTGGGGCGAGCATTCCCCGAGTTAACGATCAAGTTAATAGCTTTATTGCCCAACAGCCAAAATTAAGTAATCCGAGTGAATCGATTTATTTAGGCCGCAGTCTCGATAAATTGTTGGACAATGCGGAAATAGCCAAGTCTAAATATGGAGACGACTATATTTCCATCGAGCACTTGATGGCGGCTTACGGCCAAGATGACCGCCTGGGCAAAAACTTATATCGAGAAATTGGCCTAACAGAAAATAAGTTGGCAGAAATTATCAAGCAAATTAGAGGAACCCAAAAAGTGACCGATCAAAATCCAGAGGGCAAATACGAATCCCTTGAAAAATATGGGCGAGATTTAACGGAATTAGCCCGGGAAGGTAAACTAGATCCTGTCATTGGCCGGGATGAAGAAGTGCGGCGCACCATTCAGATCCTTTCCCGCCGCACAAAAAATAACCCTGTGTTAATTGGGGAACCGGGGGTTGGTAAAACGGCGATCGCCGAAGGTTTAGCCCAAAGAATTATTAACCATGACGTACCGGAATCATTGCGGGATCGCAAACTAATTTCCCTCGATATGGGGGCGTTAATTGCCGGGGCAAAATACCGGGGGGAATTTGAAGAAAGACTTAAAGCGGTACTTAAAGAAGTTACCGACAGCCAGGGGCAAATTATTCTCTTTATTGACGAAATTCATACCGTTGTCGGCGCTGGGGCCACCCAAGGAGCCATGGATGCGGGCAACTTATTGAAACCCATGTTAGCCCGGGGTGCTTTGCGTTGTATCGGGGCCACCACTTTAGATGAATATCGCAAATATATCGAAAAAGATGCGGCTTTGGAACGACGTTTCCAGGAAGTTTTAGTGGATGAACCCAATGTATTAGATACCATTTCCATTCTCCGGGGATTAAAAGAACGCTATGAAGTACACCACGGCGTAAAAATTGCCGATAGTGCCCTGGTAGCGGCGGCCATGTTGTCCAATCGTTACATCAGTGATCGTTTTCTGCCGGATAAAGCTATTGATTTAGTAGACGAAGCAGCGGCCAAATTAAAAATGGAAATCACCTCCAAACCAGAGGAATTAGATGAAGTTGACCGGAAAATTCTCCAACTAGAAATGGAGCGTTTATCTTTACAACGGGAAAATGATTCTGCTTCCAAGGAGCGGCTAGAAAAATTGGAGAAAGAGTTGGCTGATTTTAAAGAAGAACAGTCTAAACTTAATGGCCAATGGCAGTCGGAAAAAACGGTTATTGATCAAATTCGTACTGTTAAGGAAACCATCGACCAGGTGAACCTAGAAATTCAACAGGCCCAACGGGATTACGACTACAATAAAGCAGCGGAGTTACAGTATGGCAAATTAACTGATTTACAGCGGCAAGTGGAAGCTTTGGAAACCCAATTGGCGGAGCAACAAACCTCTGGCAAATCCCTCTTACGGGAAGAAGTTTTAGAGTCTGACATTGCTGAAATTATCTCGAAATGGACCGGCATTCCCATCAGTAAATTGGTGGAATCGGAAAAAGAAAAACTGCTCCACTTGGAAGATGAACTACACAGCCGAGTGATTGGTCAGGATGAAGCGGTAACCGCCGTAGCCGAAGCCATTCAACGCTCCCGAGCTGGTCTTTCCGATCCTAATCGTCCCACCGCTAGCTTTATTTTTCTGGGCCCCACAGGGGTCGGGAAAACTGAGTTAGCGAAGGCTTTGGCGAAAAATTTATTCGACACGGAAGAAGCCCTGGTGCGGATTGATATGTCTGAATATATGGAAAAACACGCTGTTTCCCGTTTAATGGGGGCCCCTCCGGGCTATGTGGGCTATGAAGAAGGGGGACAATTGACGGAAGCAATTCGCCGCCGGCCCTATTCGGTCATTCTTTTTGACGAGATTGAAAAAGCCCATGGGGATGTGTTTAACGTCATGCTCCAAATCCTGGATGATGGCCGTTTAACCGATGCCCAAGGCCATGTGGTGGACTTCAAAAATACGATTATCATTATGACCAGTAACCTGGGCTCCCAATACATTTTGGATGTGGCGGGGGATGATAGTCGTTATGAAGAAATGCGGAGCCGAGTTATGGATGTAATGCGGGAAAACTTCCGCCCAGAATTTCTCAATCGGGTGGATGAAACGATTATTTTCCATGGCTTACAAAAATCCGAGTTACGATCCATTGTCCAAATTCAAATTCAGTCTTTGGCTACCCGTTTGGAGGAACAAAAATTAACTTTGAAGTTAACGGATAAAGCCCTAGATTTTCTGGCTGCCGTGGGCTATGACCCCGTTTATGGGGCCCGACCTTTAAAACGAGCCGTCCAAAAATACCTAGAAACGGCGATCGCCAAGGGAATTTTACGGGGGGATTACAAACCTGGTGAGACCATTGTGGTGGATGAAACCGACGAACGCCTCAGTTTTACCAGTTTAAGGGGGGATTTAGTCATCGTTTAG
- a CDS encoding phosphoribulokinase, which produces MTTQLDRVVLIGVAGDSGCGKSTFLRRLTDLFGEEFMTVICLDDYHSLDRQGRKAAGVTALDPRANNFDLMYEQIKTLKSGQSIMKPIYNHETGLLDPPEKVEPNKVVVIEGLHPLYDERVRELVDFGVYLDISEEVKINWKIQRDMAERGHTYEDILASINARKPDFTAYIEPQKQYADVVIQVLPTRLIEDKESKLLRVRLVQKEGVKFFEPAYLFDEGSTIDWRPCGRKLTCTYPGIKMYYGPDNFMGNEVSLLEVDGRFENLEEMVYVENHLSKTGTKYYGEMTELLLKHKDYPGTDNGTGLFQVLVGLKMREVYEQLTAEAKVPASV; this is translated from the coding sequence ATGACCACACAGCTAGACCGCGTGGTTCTTATTGGTGTTGCCGGGGATTCCGGTTGCGGTAAGTCTACTTTCTTACGTCGTTTAACGGATTTATTCGGCGAAGAGTTCATGACGGTAATTTGTTTGGACGATTACCATAGTTTGGATCGCCAGGGTAGAAAAGCCGCTGGGGTCACCGCCCTGGATCCCAGAGCCAACAATTTTGACCTCATGTATGAGCAGATTAAAACGCTCAAAAGTGGTCAATCCATTATGAAACCCATTTACAACCACGAAACGGGGCTGCTGGATCCGCCGGAAAAAGTTGAACCCAACAAAGTGGTGGTTATTGAGGGTTTGCATCCCCTCTACGATGAACGGGTGCGGGAACTGGTGGATTTCGGGGTCTACCTGGACATCAGCGAAGAAGTGAAAATTAACTGGAAAATTCAACGGGACATGGCCGAACGGGGCCACACCTATGAAGATATTTTGGCTTCCATCAACGCCCGTAAGCCTGACTTCACTGCCTATATCGAGCCCCAAAAGCAATATGCGGACGTGGTGATCCAGGTGTTGCCCACCCGCTTGATTGAGGACAAGGAAAGTAAACTCCTGCGGGTTCGTCTTGTGCAAAAAGAAGGGGTTAAATTCTTCGAGCCAGCCTACCTGTTTGACGAAGGTTCCACCATTGATTGGCGTCCCTGTGGTCGGAAGCTGACCTGTACCTATCCTGGCATCAAGATGTACTACGGCCCCGATAATTTTATGGGCAACGAAGTATCTTTGCTGGAAGTGGACGGCAGGTTTGAAAACCTAGAGGAAATGGTTTATGTGGAAAACCACCTCAGCAAGACTGGTACTAAGTACTACGGTGAAATGACCGAGTTGTTGCTCAAGCATAAGGATTACCCAGGCACTGACAATGGTACTGGCCTGTTCCAGGTGTTAGTGGGTCTGAAAATGCGGGAAGTTTACGAACAGTTAACGGCGGAAGCTAAGGTCCCGGCCTCTGTGTAA
- the petH gene encoding ferredoxin--NADP reductase codes for MYSPGYVATSSRQSDAGNRLFVYEVIGLSQSTMTDGLDYPIRRSGSTFITVPLKRMNQEMRRITRMGGKIVSIKPLEGDSPLPHTEGIAKPSQSEGSGSEAVANPAPESNKTMTTTPKEKKADDIPVNIYRPKTPYIGKVLENYPLVREGAIGTVQHLTFDLSAGDLRYLEGQSIGIIPPGEDDKGKPHKLRLYSIASTRHGDFGDDKTVSLCVRQLEYQNEAGETVQGVCSTYLCNIKEGDDIAITGPVGKEMLLPPDEDANIVMLATGTGIAPFRAFLWRMFKEQHEDYKFKGLAWLIFGIPKSENILYKDDLEKMAAEFPDNFRLTYAISREQQNAEGGRMYIQHRVAENAEELWNLMQNPKTHTYMCGLKGMEPGIDEAFTALAEQNGKEWTTFQREMKKEHRWHVETY; via the coding sequence ATGTACAGTCCCGGTTACGTAGCGACTTCATCCCGCCAGAGCGATGCCGGTAATCGTTTATTCGTTTATGAGGTAATCGGCCTGAGTCAGAGCACCATGACTGATGGCTTAGACTATCCCATCCGCCGTAGTGGCAGCACGTTCATCACCGTCCCCCTAAAGCGGATGAACCAAGAAATGCGACGCATTACCCGGATGGGAGGAAAAATTGTCAGCATTAAGCCTCTAGAGGGAGATTCGCCTTTACCCCACACCGAGGGCATTGCTAAACCCAGTCAATCCGAGGGAAGTGGTTCAGAAGCGGTGGCTAATCCAGCCCCTGAATCTAACAAAACCATGACAACAACCCCCAAAGAAAAAAAAGCTGACGATATTCCCGTCAATATTTATCGTCCCAAAACTCCCTACATCGGCAAAGTTTTAGAAAATTATCCTTTGGTAAGGGAAGGGGCCATTGGCACAGTACAACACCTCACGTTTGACCTCTCCGCTGGGGATCTCCGTTACCTAGAAGGGCAAAGTATCGGTATCATTCCCCCCGGGGAAGATGATAAGGGCAAACCCCATAAGTTGCGCCTGTATTCCATTGCTTCCACCAGACACGGTGATTTTGGCGACGACAAAACCGTTTCCCTCTGTGTGCGCCAATTGGAATATCAAAACGAAGCCGGGGAAACCGTACAAGGGGTCTGCTCCACCTACCTGTGCAACATCAAGGAAGGGGACGACATTGCTATTACTGGCCCCGTTGGCAAGGAAATGCTCTTACCCCCAGACGAAGATGCCAACATTGTGATGCTGGCCACCGGCACCGGCATTGCCCCCTTCCGGGCCTTCCTGTGGCGTATGTTCAAGGAACAACACGAAGATTACAAATTTAAAGGCCTAGCTTGGCTCATCTTTGGCATTCCCAAATCAGAAAATATTCTCTATAAAGATGATTTGGAAAAAATGGCAGCGGAATTTCCCGATAATTTCCGCTTAACCTATGCCATCAGCCGGGAGCAACAAAATGCGGAGGGCGGCCGGATGTATATCCAGCACCGGGTGGCGGAAAATGCTGAAGAACTGTGGAATTTGATGCAAAACCCCAAAACCCACACTTATATGTGTGGTCTCAAAGGCATGGAACCCGGCATTGATGAAGCGTTCACTGCCCTAGCGGAACAAAATGGCAAGGAGTGGACCACTTTCCAACGGGAAATGAAAAAAGAGCACCGCTGGCACGTGGAAACCTACTAA
- a CDS encoding Cof-type HAD-IIB family hydrolase, producing the protein MSIKLVVLDIDGTIAGVSNQINPSVVKTIHQVQSRGIQVALATGRMFSSALRFHQTIQSTLPLISYNGALTKHPHTGAVLREKPLPPAIALEILDHFERPELEPHLDIHCYYNDQLHVRHITPETHVYMERSGAMAQASGDLRSIIELGSTTKMLAISRNAPLMAQLMAEMGQKLQGQAVHLTQSTEIYFEVTHAEATKGLALQHLAEDVLGLDPQEVLAIGDNFNDVEMLKYAGVGVAMGNAPPEVQKVADWVTADVEADGVSQALARFCLDSTLALC; encoded by the coding sequence GTGTCAATCAAGTTAGTAGTATTGGACATTGATGGCACCATCGCCGGAGTATCCAATCAAATTAACCCGTCAGTGGTGAAAACCATTCACCAGGTACAGAGCCGGGGTATCCAAGTGGCGTTGGCCACTGGCCGTATGTTTAGTTCTGCTCTACGGTTCCATCAGACCATTCAATCAACCCTGCCTTTGATTAGTTACAACGGTGCCCTAACCAAGCATCCCCACACTGGTGCTGTTTTAAGGGAAAAACCCCTGCCCCCGGCGATCGCCTTGGAAATTTTGGACCATTTTGAGCGACCGGAACTGGAACCCCATCTTGATATCCACTGCTATTACAACGACCAGCTCCATGTGCGGCATATCACCCCAGAAACCCATGTTTATATGGAAAGGTCCGGTGCCATGGCCCAAGCTAGCGGCGATCTACGCTCAATTATTGAATTGGGTAGCACCACCAAAATGTTAGCCATCAGTCGCAATGCTCCCCTCATGGCCCAGTTGATGGCGGAAATGGGTCAAAAACTCCAGGGCCAAGCCGTGCATCTGACCCAATCCACCGAGATTTACTTTGAAGTCACCCACGCCGAAGCCACCAAAGGCCTGGCCCTGCAACATTTAGCTGAAGACGTGTTAGGGCTTGATCCCCAAGAAGTTTTGGCGATCGGAGACAATTTTAACGACGTGGAAATGCTGAAATATGCCGGAGTGGGGGTAGCCATGGGTAATGCTCCCCCGGAAGTGCAAAAGGTGGCAGACTGGGTAACGGCGGACGTGGAAGCCGATGGAGTGTCCCAAGCCTTGGCTAGGTTCTGCCTAGATTCAACCCTAGCACTCTGTTAA
- a CDS encoding lipopolysaccharide assembly protein LapB, with the protein MATSRTQRDVWVYVGIGAMVSALVLFSLVPLVMGLWQPRPAADGVVNGGTPLESQALGYQLVLEREPDNVNALQGLLEIRLQQKNLAAAIAPLERLGQIRTDQVQYRILLAQLKTQLEDNAGAAKVYREILTQSPHNIQALKGLSGLYAQQERPAEAVAIVQNAITQAIKAQTGAPGTVPPDQLTSLQLLLGEIYLSQNRPDQAIAIYEAASKVNGNDFRPVLAQAQVMAQTGKVKEADPFFQQAIMLAPVQYKDPIKNIALQVTNQALANQNGAPETSIPSPAPILKSE; encoded by the coding sequence GTGGCAACTTCTAGGACACAACGGGATGTTTGGGTTTATGTCGGCATTGGGGCCATGGTCAGTGCCTTGGTGTTATTTTCCTTGGTGCCTCTGGTGATGGGTTTGTGGCAACCCCGTCCCGCTGCGGATGGAGTCGTCAATGGGGGCACACCTCTAGAAAGTCAGGCGTTGGGCTATCAGTTAGTGCTGGAAAGGGAGCCGGATAATGTCAATGCTCTCCAAGGTTTGCTAGAAATTCGCCTGCAACAAAAAAATCTGGCAGCGGCGATCGCCCCTCTCGAGCGGTTGGGACAGATTAGAACGGATCAGGTGCAGTACCGTATTCTGTTGGCCCAGCTTAAGACCCAACTGGAGGACAATGCGGGGGCGGCAAAGGTTTACCGAGAAATCCTGACTCAATCCCCCCATAACATCCAAGCTTTGAAAGGTCTAAGTGGACTTTATGCCCAACAGGAACGCCCCGCTGAAGCGGTGGCCATTGTGCAAAATGCCATCACCCAGGCGATCAAAGCCCAAACCGGAGCCCCTGGCACTGTTCCCCCCGACCAACTCACTTCCTTACAACTTCTGCTGGGGGAAATTTACCTCAGTCAAAATCGCCCCGACCAGGCGATCGCCATTTATGAAGCCGCTAGCAAAGTCAACGGCAATGATTTTCGTCCCGTCCTAGCCCAGGCCCAGGTCATGGCCCAAACTGGCAAAGTTAAGGAGGCCGACCCTTTTTTCCAGCAGGCAATTATGCTGGCTCCAGTGCAGTATAAGGACCCGATAAAAAACATTGCCCTCCAGGTGACCAACCAGGCTTTGGCCAATCAGAATGGAGCCCCCGAAACCAGTATCCCTTCCCCCGCCCCCATCCTCAAGTCAGAATAA
- the psb27 gene encoding photosystem II protein Psb27, protein MMSFLKNQLSRLLALILVVAIGLTACDSGTGLTGNYSQDTLTVIATLREAIDLPQDAPNRQEVQDTARGQINDYISRYRRKGDAGGLKSFTTMQTALNSLAGYYTSYGARPIPEKLKKRLQLEFTQAERSIERGV, encoded by the coding sequence GTGATGTCCTTTTTGAAAAATCAGTTGTCACGGCTGTTGGCCTTAATTTTGGTGGTGGCGATCGGTCTGACGGCCTGCGACAGCGGCACAGGACTCACCGGCAACTATAGCCAAGATACCCTGACGGTCATTGCCACCCTGCGGGAGGCCATCGATCTACCCCAGGATGCCCCCAATCGCCAAGAGGTGCAGGACACCGCCCGGGGCCAGATTAATGACTATATTTCCCGTTACCGTCGCAAAGGTGATGCCGGTGGGCTGAAATCCTTTACCACCATGCAAACGGCCCTCAACTCCCTGGCTGGATACTACACTTCCTACGGTGCCCGTCCCATTCCCGAAAAGCTGAAAAAACGCTTACAACTGGAATTTACCCAGGCAGAAAGATCCATTGAACGGGGCGTGTGA
- the rnc gene encoding ribonuclease III, which translates to MNHPDFPPIGDPQLKLEALTHRSYCNEHPGTPSYDRLEFLGDAVLGFVVGRILFERYPHFTEAELTRLRSQLVNQNQLAYLARFLHIAPEIRLSQSLARDDGQSSPSILADVFESLLGAALLDRGLTAVEDFIQELFVPILEQWEKSQDGRSPKLVPTMDVKSMLQQWALAKTKQLPEYELINTSGPPHAQEFTFTVKVAGKIHGQGSGPSKQIATKQAALEALKSLGLLQ; encoded by the coding sequence GTGAACCATCCCGATTTCCCCCCCATCGGGGACCCCCAGTTAAAACTCGAAGCCCTCACCCATCGTTCCTATTGCAACGAACATCCTGGTACTCCTTCCTATGACCGGCTGGAATTTCTTGGGGATGCGGTGTTGGGTTTTGTGGTGGGGCGCATTCTTTTTGAACGTTATCCCCATTTTACTGAGGCAGAGTTAACCCGTCTGCGGTCCCAGTTGGTTAATCAAAATCAGTTGGCCTATCTAGCGAGGTTTTTACACATTGCGCCGGAAATTCGCCTGAGCCAAAGTTTGGCCAGGGACGATGGACAATCCAGCCCTTCCATCCTGGCCGATGTTTTTGAATCATTGTTGGGGGCGGCTCTCCTGGATAGGGGTTTGACGGCGGTGGAAGATTTCATTCAAGAACTATTCGTTCCCATCCTAGAGCAGTGGGAAAAAAGCCAGGATGGGCGATCGCCAAAACTAGTGCCGACCATGGATGTAAAAAGCATGCTCCAGCAGTGGGCCTTGGCCAAAACTAAACAATTGCCAGAATATGAACTAATCAACACCAGTGGGCCACCCCATGCCCAGGAATTTACCTTTACCGTCAAAGTAGCGGGAAAAATCCATGGCCAAGGCTCTGGCCCCAGTAAGCAAATTGCCACCAAACAGGCAGCCCTAGAGGCATTGAAAAGTTTGGGGCTATTGCAATAA
- the fetB gene encoding iron export ABC transporter permease subunit FetB, translated as MEHALIELDWADIGWMLGLLGAAIALLQWQGLNLTGQLLWAGGRTILQLIVVGYFLAVVFSLDNPWAVLLVLAIMLTIAAVVARNRINPRSKSLFGWLWLSLGASTAISLGYALVVIIQPPQWYSPQYLIPLTGMILGQTMNSASLAGERLASAIQQNPREIETHLCLGATPGQAIASYRRAAIRASLIPTVNQMMVVGLVSLPGMLTGQVLAGGDPLNASVYQILIMFLILLTNTLSTIAVTATVYRQYFNQHQQLLV; from the coding sequence ATGGAACACGCCTTAATCGAACTGGATTGGGCCGACATTGGTTGGATGTTGGGACTCCTGGGCGCGGCGATCGCCCTTTTGCAATGGCAGGGGCTAAATCTGACGGGGCAATTACTGTGGGCCGGGGGACGCACCATTTTGCAACTGATTGTGGTGGGCTATTTTCTCGCAGTGGTTTTTTCCTTGGATAATCCCTGGGCAGTGTTGCTAGTGTTGGCGATTATGTTAACCATTGCCGCCGTGGTGGCCAGAAATCGCATTAATCCCCGCAGTAAATCCCTGTTTGGTTGGCTATGGCTTTCCTTGGGGGCCAGTACTGCCATCAGTTTGGGTTACGCCCTGGTGGTGATTATCCAGCCGCCCCAATGGTATTCCCCTCAATATCTCATTCCCCTCACTGGCATGATTCTGGGACAAACCATGAACAGCGCTTCCTTAGCCGGTGAAAGATTAGCCAGTGCCATTCAGCAAAATCCCCGGGAAATTGAAACCCACCTTTGCTTAGGAGCTACCCCCGGCCAGGCGATCGCCAGTTATCGTAGGGCCGCTATCCGAGCCAGTCTGATTCCCACTGTGAACCAAATGATGGTGGTGGGCTTGGTCAGTTTGCCGGGAATGTTAACCGGGCAAGTGTTAGCTGGGGGTGATCCCCTCAATGCCTCGGTCTATCAAATTTTGATTATGTTCTTAATTTTATTGACCAACACCCTTAGTACCATTGCAGTCACCGCCACGGTTTACCGTCAGTATTTCAATCAACATCAACAACTTTTAGTGTAA